The Rhizobium leguminosarum bv. trifolii WSM1325 nucleotide sequence TGATCTCCCCAGCCATGACCTGGCTTGCAAGCATGCCAAGCGTCATCGACCGCCGCCCGAAGGGCGTCGTTACACTTCCGGTTTCCATATCTTCCACCTCAACGAGGCAAAAGAAATCCGCTCACCAAAACGGCGCCAAAAACTCTTGACAGCGATTCTCGGAAGTGCGATTCTCGGAGGTGTTCAGGACTACGAGGAAAGCTTCCGCGACGGTGACGTTCGGGGGCTTTTTTCTTTTGCGCGTTATCTCCTATCCGAATTGTCAGCTGACAACCGGCCTAACTGCCTCATTTTCCCTCATTTTCCTCTTCGAACTCGGCGGCGAGGCCTACCAACCGCTGAGCCAGGAATTCCGAAAACGCCGCCGATTTGACGGTGATGCGAAAGGTTTTGCCGGACCGGGCCACCAAAGCAAGCGGCGCGCCGCCTTGGGTCCGGAGCGTTTGCTCGGCCCGCTGAGGTGCACTCTTCTCCTCTACCGCCTTCCAGATGACATCGAAGCGGCTGTTGGTCTCCAACGTCACGAAATCAGCAGCTCTGATGGCAGCCTGCGCCTTTTTCTGCCCGCCCGTCTCCCTGAATTTCTCGGCAAACGCCAACCAGCGCGGGCGTCCGACCTTGGGGGCCGGCCCGATGGCGAGAATGATCTCGGGATCGATCGTCTGAGCCACCTGCAGGAGCCTTGACGTTTCCGGCTTGTCTGTCGCCAGCGCCTTGGAAATCATGTCACGGCTGAAGCCATGCTCGTCCATGCGGCGTGCAAACAGTGCCCGCTCTATAAAACTCAAGTCGACACGCGGGCCATTCTCCTGACCCTGTGCGAGGATCAGCTCTTCATCGGTGAGCTTACGTACAACGGCCTTAACAGGAACCCCGATCTCTGCTGCCGCCCGCAGGCGCCGGTGGCCATAGGCGGCCTGGTAGTGCCCGGCCCTTGCCGGGTCCGGCCGCACCAGAATCGGAACCTGCTGTCCGCTTTCCTGGATAGACTGCTTCAATCGCTCGAACTCGGCATCCTTGTCGACCGGGATGCGGTCGCGGATGAAGGACATTTCGACCGCAGCCGGATCGATCTCCAGCACCTTGTCGCCGGAAGCCAGCGATTCCCGCAGTGCCTTGGCGGCGGCTGCTTCCTCTCCCAGCCGTCCAAGTGACAGGTTCATCGCCTTGACCGCTCCCGAAGGCCGATGCGGCTGTTGCACGCTTGGCACGTCCGGCCGTGTCGGTTCGACAGCGCCGACCATGCTCTTCAGGATGTCGCGTCCTTTTGGGCTCATGTCCTGCTCCATGCACTACGAATGAGTTGCTCGACCTCGGCATTGACGCTGTCGACGGATTCCACCCCGCGGTCATAGGTCTGGCGATGCATCGTGTCGCGTCCGGCCTCGTAGATCGTCTGTTTCGACAGGCCAGCATCCGAGACCGCTGTCGACTTGACCATCATCGAGGTCAGCACACGCTCGCCAAACAGGCTGCGCAGGAAGGCAACGATCTGCGCCTGCGGTCCATCATTGGACTCATAGCGGGTGACCAGATAGCGCATCCAGTCGTAATCAAGATTGCCGCCTGCCTGCTTGACCACGGCCAGAAGGTCGGAGGTCATCGTCAGGAACTGGTTCATCGACGCAACGTCGAGCATCTGCGGATGGACGGTGATAAGGACGGAGGTAGCGGCACAAAGAGCAGAGAGCGTCAGAAAGCCGAGGGTGGGGGGGCAATCGATGATGACGACATCGTAGCTCTGCTCCAGCGAATGCAGCGCATTGCCGACCCGCATGAAGAACATGTCCTTGTCGTCGCGGTTGGTGTCGGCGAGCGCCTTTGGCGTATCGTGTTCGAACTCGTGCAGTTCGAGATTGCCGGGAATGAGATCAAGCCCCGGAAAATAGGTCTGGCGAACGATGTCGGCTACGTCGCGGCGCGTTTCGTCATATTTGATGGCACCATAAAGCGTCTCGTTTTCGCCGACGTCAAATTCGGGTTGATATCCGAGCATCGCCGACATCGACGCCTGCGGATCGAGGTCGACGGCGAGCACGCGGTAGCCGCGAAGAGCCAGGAACTGCGCCAGGTGGATGGATGTCGTCGTCTTGCCGGAGCCACCTTTGAAATTGG carries:
- a CDS encoding plasmid partitioning protein RepA (TIGRFAM: plasmid partitioning protein RepA~PFAM: Cobyrinic acid ac-diamide synthase; regulatory protein MerR~KEGG: ret:RHE_PC00232 plasmid partitioning protein RepAc), encoding MPTKAAIVEKAKRASRVSIDETIAQDSTMLSSQLQVLFERLFSPDARKSLRRFSSTETAKLLGVTDSYVRHLAAQVESINPEKTAAGRRVFSLEEIHAMRHHLGRTKPSYLPMRRPGDHLQVIAVTNFKGGSGKTTTSIHLAQFLALRGYRVLAVDLDPQASMSAMLGYQPEFDVGENETLYGAIKYDETRRDVADIVRQTYFPGLDLIPGNLELHEFEHDTPKALADTNRDDKDMFFMRVGNALHSLEQSYDVVIIDCPPTLGFLTLSALCAATSVLITVHPQMLDVASMNQFLTMTSDLLAVVKQAGGNLDYDWMRYLVTRYESNDGPQAQIVAFLRSLFGERVLTSMMVKSTAVSDAGLSKQTIYEAGRDTMHRQTYDRGVESVDSVNAEVEQLIRSAWSRT
- a CDS encoding plasmid partitioning protein RepB (KEGG: ret:RHE_PC00233 plasmid partitioning protein RepBc~TIGRFAM: plasmid partitioning protein RepB; parB-like partition protein~PFAM: ParB domain protein nuclease; RepB plasmid partition~SMART: ParB domain protein nuclease) — protein: MSPKGRDILKSMVGAVEPTRPDVPSVQQPHRPSGAVKAMNLSLGRLGEEAAAAKALRESLASGDKVLEIDPAAVEMSFIRDRIPVDKDAEFERLKQSIQESGQQVPILVRPDPARAGHYQAAYGHRRLRAAAEIGVPVKAVVRKLTDEELILAQGQENGPRVDLSFIERALFARRMDEHGFSRDMISKALATDKPETSRLLQVAQTIDPEIILAIGPAPKVGRPRWLAFAEKFRETGGQKKAQAAIRAADFVTLETNSRFDVIWKAVEEKSAPQRAEQTLRTQGGAPLALVARSGKTFRITVKSAAFSEFLAQRLVGLAAEFEEENEGK